Proteins co-encoded in one Bacillus paramycoides genomic window:
- a CDS encoding (2Fe-2S)-binding protein has protein sequence MNRITHHPILGSLNNSKRITFQFNGQQYEAYEHETIAAALLANGIRTLRVHEDSGTPRGIYCNIGHCSECRVTVNNQANVRACLTVVEKDMIVDSGKQHPNIVREMVKKR, from the coding sequence ATGAATAGAATTACCCATCACCCTATTTTAGGGAGTTTAAATAATAGTAAACGCATCACTTTCCAATTTAACGGGCAACAATATGAAGCATATGAACATGAAACGATTGCGGCCGCTTTACTTGCAAACGGAATAAGAACTTTAAGAGTGCATGAAGACAGCGGGACGCCGCGAGGTATTTACTGTAATATTGGACATTGTTCTGAGTGCCGCGTCACAGTAAACAATCAAGCAAATGTACGAGCGTGCTTAACTGTTGTAGAAAAAGATATGATTGTTGATAGTGGGAAACAGCATCCAAATATCGTGAGAGAGATGGTGAAAAAACGATGA
- a CDS encoding NAD(P)/FAD-dependent oxidoreductase, whose product MNDIIIIGAGPAGLSASISCARFGLNVLVIDEFMKPGGRLLGQLHQEPTGEWWNGIEESKRLHEEAKSLSVDIRCGISVYNLDKDESTWFVHTNIGTLETPFVLLATGAAEYAIPLPGWTLPGVMSIGAAQVMTNVHRVQIGKKGVIIGANILSFAILNELQLAGIKVEHIVLPEKNELSQKAGEPEEVLNSLLHAAHLAPSPLLRIGSRLMKYNWAKQAVLNFYPNKGMKINGTPLHLRKAALEIIGTDQVEGVRVANIDTKGNVITGSEQVYEADFVCIAGGLYPLAELAAVAGCPFRYIPELGGHVPLHSETMETPLPGLFVAGNITGIESGKIAMAQGTVAGYSIVKQANKKSHSVEQHLQQAIQHVHAVRHQAAIQFNPMIDVGRCKMNEIWRDYSLAYAHTKKSC is encoded by the coding sequence ATGAACGACATCATTATTATCGGTGCTGGACCAGCGGGTTTATCAGCTTCTATCTCTTGTGCTCGTTTTGGACTCAACGTACTTGTTATTGATGAATTTATGAAGCCTGGCGGAAGGTTGCTCGGACAATTACATCAAGAACCTACTGGAGAATGGTGGAACGGCATAGAAGAATCAAAACGCCTTCACGAAGAAGCTAAATCACTTTCAGTTGATATTCGATGTGGTATTTCCGTCTATAATTTAGATAAAGATGAAAGCACTTGGTTCGTACATACGAATATCGGTACGTTAGAAACACCGTTTGTTCTACTTGCTACTGGCGCTGCTGAGTACGCCATCCCCCTTCCTGGTTGGACACTTCCAGGAGTTATGTCAATCGGGGCAGCCCAAGTAATGACAAATGTACATCGTGTTCAAATTGGGAAAAAAGGAGTAATTATTGGTGCTAACATTTTGTCATTCGCTATTTTAAATGAATTACAATTAGCAGGAATTAAAGTGGAACATATCGTACTTCCTGAAAAAAATGAATTAAGTCAAAAGGCTGGTGAACCAGAAGAAGTATTAAACTCTCTCTTACACGCTGCCCACCTTGCCCCGTCACCTTTATTACGTATAGGTAGCCGATTGATGAAATATAATTGGGCGAAACAAGCTGTATTAAACTTCTATCCTAATAAAGGTATGAAGATAAATGGAACACCACTTCACCTTCGAAAAGCAGCTCTTGAAATTATTGGAACAGATCAAGTTGAAGGTGTACGAGTAGCTAATATTGATACGAAAGGAAACGTCATAACCGGATCGGAACAAGTATATGAGGCAGACTTCGTTTGTATTGCCGGTGGCTTATACCCTCTTGCTGAGCTTGCTGCTGTAGCTGGCTGTCCTTTCCGTTACATTCCGGAATTAGGTGGACATGTTCCACTCCATTCCGAAACAATGGAAACCCCTCTTCCCGGTTTATTTGTAGCTGGCAATATAACTGGCATTGAAAGCGGGAAAATTGCAATGGCACAAGGGACTGTTGCTGGATATTCTATCGTAAAACAGGCAAATAAAAAATCTCATTCGGTTGAACAACACTTACAACAAGCAATTCAACATGTACATGCTGTACGTCATCAAGCTGCCATACAATTTAACCCAATGATTGATGTTGGTAGATGCAAAATGAATGAAATTTGGCGTGATTATTCCCTTGCGTATGCACATACTAAAAAGAGCTGCTGA
- a CDS encoding YxcD family protein, producing the protein METIKISEQELINALCVYIAEKRQVGPEEVLVELMYDDDYGFSAEVEVNGRQQILIQANLIEALRLLLDREYNVNSFAARLQLELDDEEGIYALAKFNNSDE; encoded by the coding sequence ATGGAAACAATAAAAATTTCTGAACAAGAACTAATCAATGCGCTTTGTGTATATATTGCTGAAAAAAGACAAGTTGGTCCAGAAGAAGTTTTAGTTGAACTCATGTATGATGATGACTACGGTTTCTCTGCTGAAGTAGAGGTAAATGGTCGCCAGCAAATTTTAATTCAAGCAAACTTAATCGAAGCATTGCGCTTATTACTTGACAGAGAATATAATGTCAATTCATTTGCAGCAAGATTACAACTTGAATTAGATGATGAAGAAGGCATTTACGCATTAGCGAAATTTAATAACTCAGATGAGTAG
- a CDS encoding DUF1836 domain-containing protein: METFHLTRNEMATLLLSLRGWNTKKPLGILQEAWAKSHKKDIESGQSVTAFITTALSPIFEKLIKIEDTDVGFSLNEIVALGNQIENTSFSVTAMQNWVKRDIKEMIGSPQKGKKYSIEQAALLFIVEDLKTALDFESIRKLLRLIVNDPADRSDDLINPVHLYGAYSSLFEELNQGNCLQLNATDTIHTIENIVKERADKIASKFDQVNNEQREAIRNAIIIATLSVHTAYVQMLAKRYVTATLFLQNLDVKP; the protein is encoded by the coding sequence ATGGAAACATTTCATCTCACACGAAACGAAATGGCTACCCTTCTTCTATCATTACGAGGATGGAATACGAAAAAGCCTCTCGGTATTTTACAAGAAGCTTGGGCGAAGTCACATAAAAAAGATATTGAAAGCGGACAAAGCGTAACTGCTTTTATTACTACCGCACTTTCACCTATTTTTGAAAAACTAATTAAGATTGAAGATACGGACGTTGGTTTTTCATTAAATGAAATAGTTGCGCTTGGAAATCAAATTGAAAATACAAGTTTCTCAGTAACGGCCATGCAAAACTGGGTGAAACGAGATATAAAAGAAATGATTGGTTCTCCTCAAAAAGGAAAAAAATATTCAATTGAACAAGCAGCCTTACTATTCATTGTTGAAGATTTAAAAACAGCACTTGATTTTGAATCCATTCGTAAGCTATTACGCCTTATTGTAAATGACCCAGCCGATCGAAGTGATGACTTAATCAATCCTGTTCATTTATATGGAGCATACTCTTCCCTATTTGAAGAACTCAATCAAGGGAATTGCTTACAACTAAATGCAACAGATACAATCCATACAATTGAAAACATCGTAAAAGAAAGAGCTGATAAAATTGCAAGCAAGTTCGATCAAGTTAACAACGAACAACGCGAAGCAATTCGTAACGCCATTATTATCGCCACATTATCTGTGCATACCGCATATGTACAAATGTTAGCGAAACGTTACGTAACAGCAACGTTATTTTTACAGAACTTAGATGTGAAGCCGTAA
- a CDS encoding DedA family protein has product MVSSFIHSVLTFFEGLGYWGIMLGLMIEIIPSEIVLAYAGFLVFNGSISFIGAVVFGTIGGVIAQIFIYWLGRYGGRPILERYGKYIFIHKKHIDAAEDWFNRYGTGVIFTARFIPVVRHAISIPAGITKMPLLRFTTLTALAIIPWSIIFIYLGEKLGQNWENINDIAGPYVKSFAIGGVILILLYFILKKWTKKRKNLA; this is encoded by the coding sequence ATGGTAAGTAGTTTTATTCATTCAGTATTAACGTTTTTTGAAGGATTAGGTTATTGGGGCATTATGCTTGGACTTATGATTGAGATTATCCCAAGTGAGATTGTCCTTGCTTATGCGGGATTCCTAGTATTCAATGGTAGTATCTCATTTATAGGTGCAGTTGTATTCGGTACAATTGGCGGCGTTATTGCTCAAATTTTTATTTATTGGCTTGGACGATACGGTGGACGACCTATATTAGAACGATACGGAAAATATATTTTCATTCATAAAAAACATATAGATGCAGCTGAAGATTGGTTTAATCGGTACGGAACTGGTGTAATTTTCACTGCACGCTTTATTCCAGTAGTACGTCATGCGATTTCAATTCCTGCTGGCATTACAAAAATGCCATTATTACGTTTCACTACATTAACAGCACTTGCAATCATCCCTTGGTCTATCATTTTCATTTATTTAGGTGAAAAACTAGGTCAAAATTGGGAGAATATAAACGATATTGCGGGACCGTATGTGAAGTCTTTCGCAATTGGCGGCGTCATACTTATCCTACTATACTTCATCCTTAAAAAATGGACAAAAAAACGTAAAAATCTTGCTTAA
- a CDS encoding DinB family protein, producing MKTENILEEKLNFIEWCQTLKGVPDDIWFQALKKGSWAIADVISHFIVWDVFLIKDRIPYFISEQSVPNVPTDVEEMNKGAIKYARSGISKEELLNRFSVTRKQLVDEIERIPTKYFYNVYQFGTKKVKLNNYFSSLIQHDLKHKEEIMQFLIYNQAYNKNR from the coding sequence ATGAAGACAGAAAATATTTTGGAAGAAAAGTTGAATTTTATAGAATGGTGTCAAACATTGAAGGGAGTACCTGATGATATATGGTTTCAGGCATTAAAAAAAGGTTCATGGGCAATTGCGGATGTGATTTCACATTTTATCGTTTGGGATGTGTTTTTAATAAAGGATAGAATTCCATACTTTATAAGTGAACAATCTGTACCAAATGTTCCAACAGATGTTGAGGAAATGAATAAGGGAGCAATTAAATATGCGAGATCTGGTATTTCAAAAGAAGAACTATTAAATCGATTTAGCGTTACTCGTAAACAGTTAGTAGATGAAATTGAGCGAATTCCAACCAAATATTTTTATAATGTCTACCAATTTGGCACTAAAAAAGTGAAATTAAATAATTACTTTTCATCACTCATTCAACATGACTTAAAGCACAAAGAAGAAATAATGCAATTTCTAATATATAATCAAGCCTATAATAAAAACCGCTAA
- the dltD gene encoding D-alanyl-lipoteichoic acid biosynthesis protein DltD, producing the protein MKMKHAFGPIILACVFFFIIILIPSKSLVSLISDKKVEDAATSLQKEKLQSVFLQQKMLENSQYLPMYGSSEFLRMDAYHPSNYFKVNPAGFTPYLMGIGGTQSLAHILNMTSTMDGLEGKKVIFVLSPQWFTKTGVSQGDFTNNFSKQQAYHFIFNDKINVEMKKQIAKRLLDYKVVQEDDILKNSLEGIVYNDTKHNIKAGLVKPLAYMHRNILDHRDLFNSIFKIEPMKEKTNMGLRSISWVDARKHAEEEGKAESTTNSFGIENPYYYKHNLKKKLKGLKNFRANESYEESPEYDDLQIVLNIFKEKNVKPLFISVPVNGPWYDYAGFPKERREVYYKKVREQVEKAGYPVVDFSGHEYDKYFLKDTIHLGWKGWIYFDEAVQNFYTEK; encoded by the coding sequence ATGAAAATGAAACATGCTTTTGGTCCGATAATTTTAGCATGTGTGTTTTTTTTCATTATCATATTAATCCCATCGAAAAGTTTAGTATCACTTATTAGTGATAAGAAAGTAGAAGATGCTGCAACTTCCTTACAAAAAGAAAAACTACAAAGTGTTTTCTTACAGCAAAAAATGTTAGAGAATTCACAGTATTTACCGATGTATGGTTCATCTGAATTTTTACGAATGGATGCATATCACCCATCTAATTACTTTAAAGTAAATCCGGCAGGTTTTACGCCATATTTAATGGGGATTGGCGGTACGCAAAGTTTAGCTCATATATTAAATATGACGTCTACTATGGATGGATTAGAAGGTAAAAAGGTAATCTTTGTTTTATCACCACAATGGTTTACAAAGACTGGGGTATCACAGGGGGATTTTACGAACAACTTTTCTAAGCAACAAGCATATCATTTTATTTTTAATGATAAAATAAATGTTGAAATGAAGAAGCAAATTGCGAAACGACTATTAGATTATAAAGTTGTTCAAGAAGATGATATATTAAAAAATTCATTAGAAGGTATTGTATATAATGATACGAAACATAACATAAAAGCAGGTTTAGTCAAACCACTTGCTTATATGCATCGAAATATTTTAGATCATAGAGATTTATTTAACTCTATATTTAAGATTGAGCCGATGAAAGAAAAAACTAATATGGGACTACGTTCAATATCTTGGGTAGATGCACGTAAACATGCAGAAGAAGAAGGAAAAGCGGAATCTACTACAAACTCATTCGGAATTGAAAATCCGTATTACTATAAACATAATTTGAAGAAAAAATTAAAAGGTTTAAAAAACTTTAGAGCAAATGAATCATATGAAGAATCACCAGAATATGATGACTTACAAATTGTTTTAAATATATTTAAAGAGAAAAATGTTAAGCCACTATTCATTTCTGTACCTGTAAATGGACCGTGGTATGATTACGCTGGTTTCCCTAAAGAACGCCGTGAAGTGTATTATAAAAAAGTTCGGGAACAAGTTGAGAAAGCAGGATACCCAGTAGTTGACTTTTCTGGCCATGAATATGATAAGTATTTCTTAAAAGATACAATTCATTTAGGGTGGAAAGGCTGGATTTACTTTGATGAAGCAGTGCAAAACTTTTATACTGAAAAATAA
- a CDS encoding GNAT family N-acetyltransferase, translated as MFEEKKVMHTKRLFMRKPIIEDVDQFYSILKEEAVGKWLAKSRGMSKGEAKDYIIQLISHWEQYDFGVWLLVNRNTDKLLGHCGLRKIDETGEIEIMYLLDPEYWGNGYASEAAKASIQYAKEMVNVKRIIARVKVENENSKKLLRNLGFTYTHDVDHSGRLLSYFELKTSLDKL; from the coding sequence ATGTTTGAAGAAAAGAAAGTAATGCATACAAAAAGGTTATTTATGAGAAAGCCCATTATAGAAGATGTTGATCAATTTTATAGCATATTAAAGGAAGAAGCTGTTGGCAAATGGCTTGCTAAATCAAGGGGAATGTCAAAGGGAGAAGCAAAGGACTATATTATACAACTAATATCACATTGGGAACAGTATGATTTCGGGGTATGGTTGTTAGTTAATAGAAATACAGACAAGCTTTTAGGACATTGTGGTTTAAGAAAAATAGATGAAACAGGTGAAATAGAAATTATGTATTTACTTGATCCGGAATATTGGGGAAATGGATATGCGTCAGAAGCAGCAAAGGCGTCCATTCAATATGCAAAAGAGATGGTGAATGTAAAAAGAATAATTGCTAGAGTAAAAGTAGAAAATGAGAATTCGAAAAAACTTTTACGAAATTTAGGTTTCACATATACTCATGATGTTGATCATAGTGGCCGTTTATTATCGTACTTTGAACTCAAGACATCATTGGATAAATTATAG
- a CDS encoding peptide ABC transporter substrate-binding protein — MKKVVRYSLVSTLFVSSILVGCAKEKTTTKPKDEKKVLQLLETGEIPSLNSGKVTDAVSFNVLNNVMEGLFRLSKDDEVIEAGAQKYEVSKDGKTYTFHLRDAKWSNGDPVTAQDYVYAWKQLINPDTASQYAYIAYDVKNAEKINKKQLGLDELGVKAKDDKTFVVELEHPVPYFTKLLILPSFYPINEKYAKEQGDKYGLEANKAVYNGPFTLSDWKHEASFTMKKNDKYWDKKEVKLDEVNYQIVKEISTAVNLYETDKVDRAVISTEFVDKYKNNKELKQYTDPVMYFFRFNENVPILKNKNARLALSTVFDKKGLATSFLNDGSVAANYYVPKGFLKGPDKKDFRSTAGEFNKTDVKQAKEYWEKAKQETGTNEVTLELLNYDLENFKKVGEYIKEQLEKNLPGLKVNVKLQPHTQKLALEKKKEYEMSLSRWLPDYPDPMTYLEVFLSGSSVNNTEYANPEYNALIKKIKTELGNDEKARWKALQDAEKMLLDDAVIAPVFQRGLSYLQKPYVKDLYVHQFGPATSLKWADVQK; from the coding sequence ATGAAAAAAGTTGTTCGCTACTCATTAGTTAGTACTCTATTCGTTTCTTCAATTTTAGTTGGCTGCGCAAAAGAAAAAACAACGACAAAGCCGAAAGATGAGAAGAAAGTATTACAGTTACTAGAAACGGGTGAAATTCCATCGTTAAATTCAGGGAAAGTAACAGATGCAGTATCATTTAACGTTTTAAATAACGTAATGGAAGGATTATTCCGTTTATCGAAAGATGATGAAGTGATTGAGGCTGGAGCACAAAAATATGAAGTGAGTAAAGATGGGAAAACATATACATTCCATTTGCGTGATGCGAAATGGTCTAACGGAGATCCAGTAACAGCGCAAGATTACGTATATGCTTGGAAGCAGCTTATTAACCCGGATACAGCTTCTCAATATGCATACATTGCGTACGATGTGAAAAATGCAGAGAAAATAAATAAGAAACAACTAGGGTTAGATGAATTAGGAGTAAAAGCAAAGGATGATAAAACGTTCGTTGTAGAGTTAGAACATCCTGTACCGTATTTTACGAAACTACTTATTTTACCGTCCTTCTATCCAATTAACGAGAAATATGCGAAAGAGCAAGGCGATAAATATGGATTAGAAGCAAATAAAGCGGTATATAATGGGCCATTTACATTATCTGATTGGAAGCATGAAGCTAGTTTTACGATGAAGAAAAACGATAAGTATTGGGATAAAAAAGAAGTGAAGCTAGATGAAGTAAACTATCAAATTGTTAAAGAAATTTCAACTGCGGTAAATTTATATGAAACAGATAAAGTTGATAGAGCTGTCATTTCTACAGAATTCGTAGATAAATATAAAAATAATAAAGAGCTAAAACAATATACAGATCCAGTTATGTACTTCTTCCGATTTAATGAAAATGTGCCGATTCTTAAAAATAAAAATGCACGGCTTGCACTAAGTACAGTGTTTGATAAGAAAGGACTTGCGACTTCATTTTTAAATGATGGTTCGGTTGCTGCAAACTATTACGTACCAAAAGGATTTTTAAAAGGTCCAGATAAAAAAGATTTTAGAAGTACGGCAGGTGAGTTTAATAAAACTGATGTAAAACAGGCGAAAGAATATTGGGAAAAGGCGAAGCAAGAGACTGGTACAAATGAAGTAACGCTTGAGTTATTAAACTATGATTTAGAAAACTTCAAAAAAGTAGGAGAATATATTAAAGAGCAGCTTGAGAAAAACTTACCGGGCTTAAAGGTAAATGTGAAATTACAACCACACACGCAAAAATTAGCGCTAGAGAAGAAGAAAGAATATGAAATGTCGTTATCACGCTGGTTACCAGATTATCCAGATCCAATGACATACTTAGAAGTATTCCTTTCTGGAAGTAGTGTAAACAATACAGAATATGCAAATCCGGAATACAATGCGTTAATTAAGAAGATTAAAACAGAATTAGGTAATGATGAAAAGGCTCGCTGGAAAGCACTACAAGATGCTGAAAAAATGCTGCTGGATGATGCAGTTATTGCCCCAGTATTCCAGCGCGGGCTATCTTACTTACAAAAACCATATGTGAAAGATTTATATGTACATCAATTTGGTCCAGCTACAAGTTTAAAATGGGCAGATGTACAAAAATAA
- a CDS encoding C40 family peptidase, translating to MKKVGTAFLTTLFIFSSFTSANAEEKKDSKAFIDVSAATLWTAPDSLRPIDAPSATNPVDLWKWTKSMTLDEKLWLTSANKLETQALLGQEVTVVDKKGDWVKVLVHGQPTPRNEEGYPGWMPEKQLTYNQEFADKTNEPFVLVTKPTAILYINPSEKHKSLEVSYNTRLPLLSEDAISYRVLLPNGQKAWLRKNDGTVYRSQNDIPTPAADDLINTGKMFLGLPYIWAGTSGFGFDCSGFTHTIYKSHGITIPRDSGPQSRNGVAADKENLQKGDLIFFAHDQGKGSVHHVGMYIGDGNMIHSPRAERSVEIIPLNTPGYIEEYAGARRYLP from the coding sequence ATGAAAAAAGTAGGAACTGCATTTTTAACAACTTTATTTATATTTTCATCGTTTACATCAGCAAATGCTGAAGAAAAGAAAGATAGTAAGGCGTTTATCGATGTATCTGCCGCAACACTTTGGACTGCACCTGATTCATTACGGCCAATTGATGCACCAAGTGCTACAAATCCAGTTGATTTGTGGAAGTGGACGAAATCGATGACGCTTGATGAGAAACTTTGGTTAACAAGTGCAAATAAATTAGAAACGCAAGCGTTATTAGGCCAAGAAGTAACAGTTGTAGATAAAAAAGGGGATTGGGTGAAAGTGTTAGTCCATGGTCAGCCAACACCTCGAAATGAAGAAGGCTACCCAGGATGGATGCCTGAAAAACAGTTAACATATAATCAAGAATTTGCAGATAAAACAAATGAACCTTTCGTATTAGTAACGAAACCGACAGCCATTTTATATATAAATCCTTCTGAAAAACATAAATCGCTTGAAGTGAGCTATAATACGCGACTGCCGCTACTTAGTGAAGATGCGATTTCATACCGCGTGTTGCTACCAAATGGGCAGAAAGCTTGGCTACGAAAAAATGATGGAACGGTTTACCGTTCTCAAAATGATATTCCAACCCCGGCGGCCGATGATTTAATAAACACAGGGAAAATGTTTTTAGGATTACCGTACATTTGGGCTGGTACAAGTGGCTTCGGATTTGATTGCTCTGGATTTACACATACGATTTATAAATCGCACGGTATTACAATTCCGCGAGATTCTGGTCCGCAATCGAGAAATGGAGTTGCAGCGGATAAAGAAAATTTACAAAAAGGAGATTTAATCTTCTTTGCACATGATCAAGGGAAAGGTAGTGTTCATCATGTGGGAATGTATATTGGTGACGGAAATATGATTCACTCACCAAGAGCTGAAAGATCAGTAGAGATTATACCGTTAAATACACCTGGATATATAGAAGAATACGCTGGTGCTCGTCGTTACTTACCTTAA
- a CDS encoding dipeptide epimerase: protein MNKMKITDVKVNRRRVNLHTPFKTALRTVTEIESIDVYIHTDEGIVGKGAAAATPVITGDFANGIEEAILGPMRSCLIGQDIIQFQQLLQHIQVSCIGNPSAKAAVDIALYDVYCQYHNVPLYALLGGKKEIHTDITVSVDEPFTMAKEAKQHVEKGFQTLKIKVGKSAHLDLERIEAIRNSVPKNTTLRLDANQGWNPKEAVSIIKEMENRNLNIEFIEQPVHAKDWEGLKYVKDHVQTPIMADESIFSASDALKIVQGRYADLINIKLMKCGGIREAWRIAEIAEAAGVKCMVGSMMESSLSVSAVAHLAAAHPNIHYFDLDAPLWLMEEPEGMTYSGSKVNLQSTVNSKS from the coding sequence ATGAACAAAATGAAAATTACCGATGTAAAAGTAAATCGTAGACGTGTAAATCTTCATACACCGTTTAAAACCGCGCTTCGTACCGTAACCGAAATAGAAAGTATAGATGTATATATTCATACAGATGAAGGAATTGTCGGTAAGGGAGCTGCAGCTGCAACACCGGTTATTACGGGTGATTTCGCTAACGGGATTGAAGAAGCAATTTTAGGGCCGATGCGTTCATGTTTAATTGGTCAAGATATCATTCAATTTCAGCAGTTACTGCAACACATTCAAGTGAGTTGCATTGGAAATCCAAGTGCGAAAGCAGCGGTAGATATCGCATTATATGATGTGTATTGTCAATATCATAACGTTCCACTTTACGCATTATTAGGCGGGAAGAAAGAAATTCATACAGATATTACGGTGAGTGTAGATGAGCCTTTCACTATGGCGAAAGAGGCAAAGCAACATGTAGAAAAAGGATTTCAAACTTTAAAAATTAAAGTGGGGAAATCTGCACACTTAGACTTAGAACGTATTGAAGCGATTCGAAATAGCGTACCAAAAAATACGACGTTACGATTAGATGCAAATCAAGGGTGGAATCCAAAAGAGGCAGTTTCTATCATTAAAGAGATGGAAAATCGCAATTTAAATATTGAATTTATTGAACAACCTGTTCATGCGAAAGATTGGGAGGGATTAAAGTACGTCAAAGATCATGTACAAACACCTATTATGGCAGATGAAAGCATATTTTCAGCGAGTGATGCATTAAAAATTGTGCAAGGAAGATATGCAGACTTAATCAATATTAAATTAATGAAATGTGGTGGCATTCGCGAAGCGTGGCGTATTGCAGAGATAGCAGAAGCAGCTGGTGTGAAATGTATGGTAGGAAGCATGATGGAATCTTCTCTTTCTGTTAGCGCTGTTGCACATTTAGCTGCTGCACATCCTAATATTCATTACTTCGATCTTGATGCGCCACTTTGGTTAATGGAAGAACCGGAAGGAATGACTTATTCTGGATCAAAGGTAAACCTTCAATCGACAGTGAATAGTAAATCTTAG
- a CDS encoding DUF3870 domain-containing protein → MYASNTIYVVGDAKAPQNNPITEKFKSYFVAFVLVKETGEIVDADCSATIALTSQFVKYLFLHKNINDPALVMEIKGRYFGSSQKALLVAVKDAQKKYNQIAALSTHS, encoded by the coding sequence GTGTACGCTTCAAATACAATTTATGTCGTAGGGGATGCGAAAGCACCTCAAAATAATCCCATTACCGAAAAGTTCAAAAGTTATTTTGTAGCATTTGTACTTGTTAAGGAGACTGGGGAAATTGTAGATGCAGATTGCTCAGCGACAATTGCATTAACATCACAATTTGTTAAATATTTATTTCTACATAAAAATATTAATGACCCAGCGTTAGTAATGGAAATAAAAGGTCGTTATTTCGGTTCGTCTCAAAAGGCACTACTTGTAGCAGTAAAAGATGCACAGAAAAAATATAATCAAATCGCTGCTTTGTCTACCCATTCATAG
- a CDS encoding FtsB family cell division protein, whose product MRKLKRINVPNIQEQLSQSNENRAINKKKLRRFIFMFIFIAAATLYVQFILTKQQEIIVEKKDTITNQKKQLVSLKKDKASLKTNIENLTDDEEEILKFARKEYQFSKSNETIFVLPK is encoded by the coding sequence ATGAGGAAACTCAAGCGAATAAATGTTCCTAATATACAAGAACAACTATCACAGTCTAATGAGAATCGAGCAATTAATAAGAAAAAACTAAGGCGTTTTATATTCATGTTTATATTTATTGCGGCGGCTACTTTGTACGTTCAATTTATTTTAACGAAACAACAAGAAATAATCGTAGAAAAAAAAGATACAATAACGAATCAAAAAAAACAATTGGTGTCTTTAAAGAAAGATAAGGCTTCTTTAAAGACTAACATAGAAAATTTAACAGACGATGAGGAAGAAATTTTGAAGTTTGCGAGAAAAGAATATCAATTCTCTAAATCAAATGAAACTATATTTGTGTTGCCGAAGTAG